From the genome of Nicotiana sylvestris chromosome 2, ASM39365v2, whole genome shotgun sequence, one region includes:
- the LOC138885457 gene encoding uncharacterized protein produces MVNSTAESSSNTIDHNHLLYLQPSNSSGVVQTGILLIGMENYSIWSRVMLLALECKNKLEFIDDTVRRDTIGKDLEKQWDRCNALVKSWITSNVSKELLSGILFRPDAYSDWNDLKEKFDMVNLTRIYHLHKEVSTLTQGVSPVSVYYSKLKDLWDETDSIMPVPSCCDKSKDFVTHLTNQRLLKFLMGLNDGYSQARSQILMMSPTPSVNQAFALIA; encoded by the coding sequence ATGGTGAATTCTACTGCTGAATCTAGCTCTAACACAATTGATCACAATCATCTGTTGTATCTACAGCCATCGAATTCGTCGGGAGTGGTACAAACCGGAATATTGCTCATCGGAATGGAAAATTACAGCATTTGGAGTCGAGTGATGTTGCTGGCGCTGGAATGCAAAAATAAGCTCGAATTTATCGACGACACTGTTCGTCGAGATACTATTGGCAAGGATCTGGAAAAACAATGGGATCGTTGCAATGCTTTGGTGAAATCATGGATTACGAGCAATGTAAGCAAGGAGCTTCTTAGCGGTATACTCTTTCGTCCTGATGCTTATTCTGATTGGAATGATTTAAAGGAGAAATTTGATATGGTTAATCTTACTAGAATTTATCATCTTCATAAGGAGGTTTCTACATTGACTCAAGGTGTTTCACCTGTCTCTGTTTATTACTCAAAATTGAAAGATCTTTGGGATGAAACTGATTCTATCATGCCTGTGCCTTCCTGTTGTGATAAGTCCAAGGACTTTGTTACTCATCTGACAAATCAAAGGTTATTGAAATTTCTAATGGGCCTAAACGATGGTTATAGTCAAGCTCGCAGTCAAATTCTAATGATGTCTCCAACACCATCTGTAAATCAAGCATTTGCTTTAATTGCTTAG
- the LOC138885458 gene encoding uncharacterized protein, with product MIQGSRQWHEKLPFALLGYRITVRTSVGATPYLLVYGTEAVIPAEVEIPSLRIIMESEIEDTEWVKTRLEQLMLIDEKRLAAVCFGQLYQQRMARAYNKKVHPRKFEVGQLVLKCILPHQVEAKGKFAPNWQGPYIIKKVLPKRALHLVDEEGRVPDMILTQMQSKDIMSDIYPL from the coding sequence atgatccaaggttccaggcaatggcatgaaaagctgccttttgctCTTTTGGGATACCGCATAACTGTTCGCACATCTGTTGGTGCAACTCCGTATCTGcttgtatatggaactgaagctgtAATACCCGCTGAAGTCGAAATTCCCTCTCTCCGAATTATTATGGAATCAGAGATTGAAGAcactgagtgggtcaagacccgattagaacaactgatgttgattgatgaaaaacggcTAGCAGCAGTGTGTTTTGGCCAGttgtaccagcaaagaatggcacgcgcttacaataagaaagtgcacccaaggaagtttgaggtaggccaGCTGGTGTTGAAATGCATCCTTCCGCACCAGGTGgaagctaaaggaaagttcgccccgaacTGGCAAGGACCCTACATCATCAAGAAAGTGTTACCAAAAAGGGCCTTGCACTTGGTAGATGAAGAAGGACGGGTACCAGACATGATATTaacgcagatgcagtcaaaagatattatgtctgaTATATACCCACTGTAG
- the LOC138885459 gene encoding uncharacterized protein, whose translation MESDGEPWYHDIKRFLKTREYPEHAKGDQKRTVRRLANGFFLNGEILYKRTPDLNLLRCIGATEAERIMSEVHSGIHSDLIHSPPSKLHPMSFPWPFVAWGMDVIGPIEPKASNGHRFILVPIDYFTKWVESVTFKAVTKKAVVDFVHSNICRFGIPKTIITDNAANLNSHLMKEVCEQFKIMHRQKPMEPLKRQTRTSRRFFGR comes from the exons ATGGAAtcagatggtgaaccatggtatcatgacatcaaacgattcctgaaaacaagagaatatccagagcatgccaaaggagatcaaaaaagaactGTAAGGCGGCTCGCCAATGGTTTCTTCCTGAATGGGGAAATTCTATACAAGAGGACCCCAGATTTaaacttgttgagatgcataggtGCTACAGAAGCAGAGCGGATCATGAGTGAAGTGCATTCAGGG ATTCATAGTGATCTGATTCACTCGCCTCCTTCGaagttgcatcccatgtccttTCCTTGGCCgttcgttgcttggggaatggatgtcattgggccgatcgagccaaaggcatcaaatgggcatagattcattttggttccaattgattacttcaccaagtgggtggagtccgtcactttcaaagcagtcaccaagaaagcagtggtagattTCGTTCACTCCAACATTTGTCGTTTTGGTATCCCAAAgaccattatcactgataatgcagccaatctaaatagtcatttgatgaaggaggtatgcgaacaatttaaaatCATGCATCGCCAAAAGCCAATGGAGCCGTTGAAGaggcaaacaagaacatcaagaagattcttcggaagatga